One window of the Microbulbifer sp. Q7 genome contains the following:
- a CDS encoding HNH endonuclease, translating into MQAQILRLNLAGQPLEWLSWEEAACLYVRELVTWTLGGVVQTVHGGINRLGERSTLDLAAIIACGGDRMARPRTRPPLNNRALFARDQHTCLYCGNGFPLRELTRDHIHPVSKGGKDSWENVVTACRRCNQHKGNRLLENIDMELLALPFVPNAAEYLALTNSARIRGDQMEFLRGQFARKRQEGWLENGLLQAS; encoded by the coding sequence GTGCAAGCGCAAATCCTGAGGTTGAATCTCGCCGGCCAACCCCTCGAGTGGTTGAGCTGGGAAGAAGCCGCCTGTCTGTACGTGCGGGAACTGGTGACATGGACACTGGGCGGCGTGGTACAGACAGTCCACGGCGGCATCAACCGCCTGGGCGAACGCTCCACCCTCGACCTCGCCGCCATCATCGCCTGCGGCGGCGACCGCATGGCGCGCCCCCGCACCCGCCCACCGCTCAACAACCGCGCGCTCTTTGCCCGCGACCAACACACCTGCCTCTATTGCGGTAACGGGTTCCCCCTCCGCGAACTCACCCGCGACCACATCCACCCGGTTTCCAAAGGTGGAAAAGATAGTTGGGAAAACGTCGTCACCGCCTGCCGCCGCTGCAACCAGCACAAGGGCAACCGGCTGCTGGAGAATATCGATATGGAACTGCTGGCACTGCCCTTTGTGCCGAATGCGGCGGAGTATCTCGCACTGACCAACAGCGCGCGGATTCGCGGGGATCAGATGGAGTTTCTGCGCGGGCAGTTTGCAAGGAAGAGGCAGGAAGGGTGGCTGGAAAATGGACTGCTGCAGGCCAGCTGA